CAACACCTCGCTCCTGCTCCTGGGGGCCACCGGCTCGATCCCGATCGACGGCCTGGGCCGCTGGTGGACGCTCCTGACCGCCGGCTGGCTCCAGGGCGGCATCCTCCACCTTTTCTTCAACATGGTGGCCCTGCGGCAGCTCGGCCCCCTGATCCAGCGCGAGTACGGCCCGAGCCGCACCGTGGCCCTCTACACCCTGGGCAGCGTGGGGGGGTTCCTCGTCTCCTACGCGGCAAGGATTCCCTTCACCATCGGCGCCTCCGCCGCCGTGTGCGGCCTCATCGGCGCGGCTCTCTATTACGGCCGCAGCCGAGGCGGCGTGTACGGAAGCGCGGTGTTCCAGCAGGTCGGAGGCTGGGCCGTGGGGATCTTCCTCTTCGGGTTCCTGGTGC
This sequence is a window from Thermodesulfobacteriota bacterium. Protein-coding genes within it:
- a CDS encoding rhomboid family intramembrane serine protease; this translates as MSANPLGFLSPSNTSLLLLGATGSIPIDGLGRWWTLLTAGWLQGGILHLFFNMVALRQLGPLIQREYGPSRTVALYTLGSVGGFLVSYAARIPFTIGASAAVCGLIGAALYYGRSRGGVYGSAVFQQVGGWAVGIFLFGFLVPGINNWAHGGGMVAGFLLGHLLGYEERGREQPWHRWLAGGCVV